The DNA window CCACCCAACCCTCCGCCTCGGCGCGATGGCAGGACTTGTCGTACGCCGTCCGCACGACCACCACGGCGGTGGGTGCGCCGGAAGGCAGGTACACATCGGTGGCGAGGTCGCCGACGACGAACGTCCTCACACCGCCACCGCGGGAAGAGGCAGCACCGGGTGGTGTGAGATCTCCGCCGTCGCCAGGTCGACGACCAGCTGGCGATCGGTCGACGGCACCGGATCGCCTGCCAGGTAAGAGAGAACGTCGCGTGCCATCAGTCCGGCCAGGATCGAGGCCCCCGCGGCGTCGGGCCACGGGACGGGCGGCTGAGGATCTGTTCCGTCGAGGTACACCCAGTGCGCCACCAGCTCGGCGGCCACCCCGGAGGCGGCCAGCCGACGGCCACGCACCTCCACGTAGGAGGCGGTCTCACCGGGGACGTACATCGGGCCGAGCACAGAGCTCACGCCTTCGAAGTGCAGCCGGTGCCAAGCCGTCCCCGACGCGCGACACCATCCGTCCACGGCAACCCAACGAGCGTCGGGAAGCCAACCAGCACAGGAGATCAGCACGTCAGAGTGGGTGACCACGCCCTCGTCGACAAGGCCAGTGGTGACATCGCCATGCGGCCGAAGCAGCTCCGCGACCAACGCCGCGACGACATTGTCGCCGTCGACGTGGATCGTCCGCACAGTGCGCGGCAACGTACGGTTCCGAGGGGCGACGAGCCCGCGGTCGCGGAACCCGTCCAGTACGCGCCGGAGCTGATCGTCCGCCCCAGCCGAGTCCCGCACACCGTGCAGGATCTGCTGGGCGTCGCGCAGCAGCCCGTCCGGACCGCCGACCCGAACGAACCGGTCGCCGGGCGCGGCATAGCGCCACGTTCCGTCCGGTCCGGCGTAGAGATGGTGGCCGGGGCTGATCACGCTCGATGTCACCTTTCCTCGCGAAGGCCCTCGACGAGGGCGTGGTCCTTGGTGTTACTTCGACTCGTCCCAGGCGAACGGGTTGTGAACGAGCGCGTTGGTGCCCGGACCCTGCGGCGCGTCGAGCGCCGGAGCCTCCAGCACCTCCTCGAACGTGATGTCCTCCATGTCGAACCTCCTCTCCGATAATGAAAACGGTTTCGATTTCGCCTCCGACCGTAGTGGAACGATCACAGTCGACGCAAGAGAACACGGATGCGACCTGGTGGACGATGAGCGAGGATGCGGTCGTCGGCCGAGCTGGCTTCGTCAGCGTGAGGAAGGTGGGGACATGACGGATCCGTACGTGATCGAGTGGTCCGAGGCACGGGACCGGCTGAACGCGAACGCGCGCGAGGACGCCGACTGGTACGCGATCGTGGCGGAACGGCTCTGTCGGCCGACCGACGGGCTCCGCCTCGACATCGGCTGCGGCGGCGCCGGGATGGCGCGGGCGTTGGCGGACGTGCCACCCGACACCGCGCGCGTCATCGGCCTGGACGGCAACGCCGAGATCCTCGGCGGCGCCCGCAAGCACGTCGCCGGCACCCGCGTCGAGCTCAGCCAGTGCGATCTGGAACGCGGACCGGCGGCCGTCCGCGAGCTCGTCCAAGACCAGGCGGACCTGATCTGGGCCTCCGCCGTCGTCCACCACGTCGCGGACCAGCAGGCGACGGTCGACGGGCTGGCGACGTTGCTCGCGCCGGGCGGCCGGCTGGCGCTGGCCGAGGGCGGGCTCGCGACCCGGCACCTGCCGTGGGACGTCGGCGTCGGCGAACCCGGCCTCGAGGTGAGGCTGCAGGCCGCGCAGGACCAGTGGTTCCGGCGGATGCGCGCCGAGCTCCCCGGCCAGGTGCCGATGCCGTACGGCTGGACGGAGGCGCTCACCAGGGCCGGCCTGAACGAGGTGACGACGTTCACGATCCTGGTCGAGAAGTCCGTGCCGCTGTCGAACGACGAGCGGTACCACGTTCTGCGGGGACTGGAGACCTACCTCAGCCGGATCCGCGAGACCGGCCTGCTCGGCACCGACGACCTCGCCGCCTGGGACAAGCTGCTCGACCCGGAGTCGCCGCACTGGTTGGGCAACCTGACCGACGTCTTCTCCCTGGCCGCACGC is part of the Tenggerimyces flavus genome and encodes:
- a CDS encoding streptamidine-related RiPP repeat protein, which gives rise to MEDITFEEVLEAPALDAPQGPGTNALVHNPFAWDESK
- a CDS encoding class I SAM-dependent methyltransferase, with amino-acid sequence MTDPYVIEWSEARDRLNANAREDADWYAIVAERLCRPTDGLRLDIGCGGAGMARALADVPPDTARVIGLDGNAEILGGARKHVAGTRVELSQCDLERGPAAVRELVQDQADLIWASAVVHHVADQQATVDGLATLLAPGGRLALAEGGLATRHLPWDVGVGEPGLEVRLQAAQDQWFRRMRAELPGQVPMPYGWTEALTRAGLNEVTTFTILVEKSVPLSNDERYHVLRGLETYLSRIRETGLLGTDDLAAWDKLLDPESPHWLGNLTDVFSLAARSVHVGAVG